The following are encoded together in the Erwinia sp. E602 genome:
- the pnp gene encoding polyribonucleotide nucleotidyltransferase — MLNPIVKKFQYGQHTVTLETGMMARQATAAVMVSMDDTAVFVTVVGQKKSKPGQDFFPLTVNYQERTYAAGRIPGSFFRREGRPSEGETLTSRLIDRPIRPLFPEGFVNEVQVIATVVSVNPQVNPDIVAMIGASAALALSGLPFNGPIGAARVGYINDQYVLNPTSDELKVSKLDLVVAGTQGAVLMVESEAEILSEEQMLGAVVFGHDQQQIVIDNINALVAEAGKPHWDWTPEAVNEALTARIAALAETRLSDAYRITEKQERYAQVGVIKSETTAALQAEDESLDAGEISDILHTLEKNVVRSRILRGEPRIDGREKDMIRGLDVRTGVLPRTHGSALFTRGETQALVTATLGTARDAQNLDELMGERTDNFLFHYNFPPYSVGETGMVGSPKRREIGHGRLAKRGVLAVMPKGDAFPYTVRVVSEITESNGSSSMASVCGASLALMDAGVPIKAAVAGIAMGLVKDEDNFVVLSDILGDEDHLGDMDFKVAGSREGITALQMDIKIEGITREIMQVALNQAKGARLHILGVMEQAISGPRGDISQFAPRIHTIKISVDKIKDVIGKGGSVIRALTEETGTTIEIEDDGTVKIAATDGEKAKFAIRRIEEITAEIEVGRIYSGKVTRIVDFGAFVAIGGGKEGLVHISQIADKRVEKVTDYLQMGQEVPVKVLEVDRQGRVRLSIKEASEQAQPEAAASEAPAAE; from the coding sequence TTGCTGAACCCGATCGTTAAAAAATTCCAGTATGGCCAGCACACCGTCACGCTTGAAACCGGCATGATGGCTCGCCAGGCAACGGCTGCCGTTATGGTCAGCATGGACGACACCGCCGTGTTCGTGACCGTCGTCGGTCAGAAAAAATCTAAGCCAGGCCAGGATTTCTTCCCGTTAACCGTTAACTACCAGGAGCGTACCTACGCTGCCGGTCGTATTCCGGGCAGCTTCTTCCGTCGCGAAGGCCGTCCAAGCGAAGGCGAGACCCTGACCTCACGCCTGATTGACCGCCCAATCCGCCCACTGTTCCCGGAAGGCTTCGTTAACGAAGTGCAGGTGATTGCCACCGTGGTTTCCGTTAACCCACAGGTTAACCCGGATATCGTGGCGATGATCGGTGCTTCAGCGGCGCTGGCGCTGTCTGGCCTGCCGTTCAACGGTCCAATCGGTGCGGCCCGCGTTGGCTACATCAACGACCAGTACGTGCTGAACCCAACCAGCGACGAGCTGAAAGTGAGCAAGCTGGATCTGGTGGTTGCCGGTACCCAGGGCGCGGTACTGATGGTTGAATCTGAAGCGGAAATCCTCAGCGAAGAGCAGATGCTGGGCGCCGTGGTGTTCGGCCACGACCAGCAGCAGATCGTCATCGACAACATCAACGCGCTGGTCGCCGAAGCCGGCAAGCCGCATTGGGACTGGACGCCAGAAGCCGTCAACGAAGCGTTAACTGCACGTATCGCCGCGCTGGCTGAAACCCGCCTGAGCGACGCATACCGCATCACCGAAAAACAGGAGCGTTACGCTCAGGTTGGCGTGATCAAGTCTGAAACCACTGCAGCACTGCAGGCGGAAGACGAATCACTGGACGCCGGTGAAATCAGCGACATCCTGCACACGCTGGAGAAGAACGTGGTGCGTAGCCGCATTCTGCGTGGCGAACCGCGTATCGATGGCCGTGAAAAAGACATGATCCGTGGTCTGGACGTGCGTACCGGCGTACTGCCACGTACCCACGGCTCTGCGCTGTTCACCCGTGGTGAAACGCAGGCGCTGGTCACTGCCACTCTGGGTACCGCACGTGATGCGCAGAACCTGGATGAGCTGATGGGCGAGCGTACCGACAACTTCCTGTTCCACTACAACTTCCCTCCGTACTCTGTCGGTGAAACCGGCATGGTCGGCTCGCCGAAGCGTCGTGAAATTGGTCACGGTCGTCTGGCGAAACGTGGCGTGCTGGCCGTTATGCCGAAAGGCGACGCGTTCCCGTACACCGTGCGCGTGGTGTCTGAAATCACCGAATCTAACGGTTCCTCGTCAATGGCGTCCGTGTGCGGCGCATCCCTGGCGCTGATGGATGCGGGCGTGCCAATCAAGGCCGCCGTAGCCGGTATTGCGATGGGCCTGGTGAAAGACGAAGACAACTTCGTAGTCCTGTCTGATATCCTCGGTGACGAAGACCACCTGGGCGATATGGACTTTAAAGTGGCCGGTAGCCGTGAAGGTATCACCGCGCTGCAGATGGACATCAAAATCGAAGGTATCACCCGCGAAATCATGCAGGTGGCTCTGAACCAGGCTAAGGGTGCGCGTCTGCATATCCTCGGCGTGATGGAACAGGCGATCAGCGGACCGCGTGGCGATATCTCTCAGTTTGCACCACGTATCCACACCATCAAGATCAGCGTTGATAAGATCAAAGACGTGATCGGTAAAGGTGGCTCGGTGATCCGTGCGCTGACCGAAGAGACCGGCACAACCATCGAAATCGAAGATGACGGTACGGTGAAAATTGCCGCAACCGACGGTGAGAAGGCGAAATTCGCTATCCGCCGTATCGAAGAGATCACCGCAGAAATCGAAGTGGGCCGTATCTACAGCGGTAAGGTTACCCGCATCGTTGACTTCGGTGCCTTCGTGGCGATCGGTGGCGGTAAAGAAGGTCTGGTCCACATCTCTCAGATCGCTGACAAGCGCGTTGAGAAAGTGACCGACTACCTGCAGATGGGTCAGGAAGTACCGGTTAAGGTACTGGAAGTTGACCGTCAGGGCCGCGTGCGCCTGAGCATCAAAGAAGCCAGCGAGCAGGCACAGCCTGAAGCCGCAGCTTCTGAAGCACCTGCAGCAGAATAA
- a CDS encoding luciferase-like monooxygenase codes for MSEINPVPLSLLDLAPIPQGATARDAFHTSLALAQQAEKLGFHRYWLAEHHNMTGIASAATSVLIGYLAANTRTLRLGSGGIMLPNHAPLVIAEQFGTLESLYPGRIDLGLGRAPGSDQRTMMALRRHINGQGDTFAEDVSRMVSWFDAAQGDAPTVQPVPGLGLKIPVWLLGSSLYSAQLAAKLGLPFAFASHFAPELLLQALHLYRENFTPSARLEKPYAMVCINVVAADSDNDANFLFTSMQQQFINLRRGQPGPLPAPVTNLHQLWSAGEQYGVQQALSMSVVGGKEKVRHGLAALLRETQADEIMINGQIFDPQARLHSFALAMEAYRSL; via the coding sequence ATGTCTGAGATCAACCCCGTTCCGCTGTCCCTGCTCGACCTCGCCCCGATCCCACAGGGCGCCACCGCGCGTGACGCCTTTCATACCTCGCTGGCGCTGGCTCAGCAGGCGGAGAAGCTCGGCTTCCACCGCTACTGGCTGGCGGAGCACCACAATATGACCGGCATCGCCAGCGCCGCCACTTCGGTACTGATCGGCTATCTGGCGGCCAATACCCGCACGCTGCGCCTCGGGTCCGGCGGCATCATGCTGCCCAACCACGCGCCGCTGGTGATTGCCGAACAGTTCGGCACGCTGGAGTCACTCTATCCGGGGCGGATCGATCTGGGTCTCGGCCGCGCGCCCGGCTCCGACCAGCGCACCATGATGGCGCTGCGCCGCCATATTAACGGCCAGGGCGATACCTTCGCGGAAGACGTGTCACGGATGGTGAGCTGGTTTGACGCCGCACAGGGCGATGCCCCGACGGTGCAGCCGGTGCCCGGCCTCGGGCTGAAGATTCCGGTGTGGCTGCTCGGTTCCAGCCTGTACAGCGCGCAGCTGGCGGCAAAGCTCGGCCTGCCATTCGCCTTTGCCTCACACTTTGCGCCAGAGCTGCTGCTGCAGGCGCTGCACCTGTACCGCGAGAACTTTACGCCGTCCGCGCGGCTGGAGAAGCCTTACGCCATGGTGTGCATCAACGTGGTGGCCGCCGACAGCGATAACGACGCGAACTTCCTGTTCACTTCGATGCAGCAGCAGTTTATCAACCTGCGCCGCGGGCAGCCGGGGCCGCTGCCGGCACCGGTAACCAACCTGCATCAGCTGTGGAGCGCCGGTGAGCAGTACGGCGTGCAGCAGGCGCTGAGCATGTCGGTGGTCGGCGGTAAAGAGAAGGTGCGCCACGGACTGGCCGCGCTGCTGCGCGAAACCCAGGCAGATGAGATTATGATTAACGGCCAGATCTTCGATCCCCAGGCGCGGCTGCACTCGTTCGCGCTGGCGATGGAGGCGTACCGGTCGCTGTGA
- a CDS encoding DEAD/DEAH family ATP-dependent RNA helicase: MTDIQTTFSDLGLNADILESLNGMGYVKPSPIQAECIPHLLAGRDVLGMAQTGSGKTAAFSLPLLHNIDPTVKAPQILVLAPTRELAVQVAEAMTEFAKHMKGLNVVALYGGQRYDVQLRALRQGPQVVVGTPGRLLDHLKRGTLDLSNLRGLVLDEADEMLRMGFIEDVETIMAQIPDGHQTALFSATMPEAIRRITKRFMKDPQEVRIQSSMTTRPDISQSYWTAFGRKTDALTRFLEAEDFDAAIIFVRTKNATLEVAEALERSGYNSAALNGDMNQALREQTLERLKDGRLDILIATDVAARGLDVERISLVVNYDIPMDAESYVHRIGRTGRAGRAGRALLFVENRERRLLRNIERTMKLTIPEVDLPNAELLGQRRLEKFAAKVQQQLESSDLDQYRALLAKMQPEDELDIETLAAALLKMAQGERPLIVAADAPQRPRREFRERDDRRDDRRGDRPDRGPREARAEGDRPRRERREVGDMEVYRIEVGRDDGVEVRHIVGAIANEGDISSRYIGNIKLFGTHSTIELPKGMPGEVLQHFTRTRILNKPMNMQLIGDAQPRPERSADRGGERRPGGPGRGFGGGERRGPADGARGPSEGGRRFSNERSGERRSGGFSRDGGASRGPRREEAGAAPARRRDA; the protein is encoded by the coding sequence ATGACTGATATCCAAACCACTTTTTCCGACCTTGGCCTGAACGCTGACATCCTTGAATCACTGAACGGCATGGGCTACGTGAAGCCATCCCCAATCCAGGCTGAGTGTATTCCTCACCTGCTGGCGGGCCGTGACGTGTTAGGCATGGCGCAGACCGGGAGCGGTAAAACCGCGGCCTTCTCTCTGCCGCTGTTACACAACATTGATCCAACCGTTAAAGCACCACAGATTCTGGTGCTGGCACCGACCCGCGAACTGGCGGTGCAGGTTGCTGAGGCAATGACCGAATTCGCTAAACACATGAAAGGCCTGAACGTGGTGGCCCTGTACGGCGGCCAGCGTTATGACGTTCAGCTGCGCGCTCTGCGCCAGGGTCCACAGGTTGTTGTGGGCACCCCGGGTCGTCTGCTGGATCACCTGAAGCGCGGTACCCTTGACCTGTCTAACCTGCGTGGCCTGGTGCTGGACGAAGCCGATGAAATGCTGCGTATGGGCTTCATCGAAGACGTTGAAACCATCATGGCGCAGATCCCGGACGGTCACCAGACCGCGCTGTTCTCTGCCACCATGCCGGAAGCGATCCGTCGCATCACCAAGCGTTTCATGAAAGATCCGCAGGAAGTGCGCATCCAGTCAAGCATGACCACCCGTCCGGACATCAGCCAGAGCTACTGGACTGCATTCGGCCGTAAAACTGACGCGCTGACCCGCTTCCTGGAAGCTGAAGACTTTGACGCTGCGATCATCTTCGTGCGTACCAAAAACGCCACGCTGGAAGTGGCCGAAGCGCTGGAGCGCAGCGGTTACAACAGCGCCGCGCTGAACGGTGACATGAACCAGGCACTGCGTGAGCAGACGCTGGAGCGTCTGAAAGACGGTCGTCTGGACATCCTGATCGCCACCGACGTTGCGGCCCGTGGCCTGGACGTTGAGCGTATCAGCCTGGTAGTAAACTACGACATTCCTATGGATGCCGAGTCTTACGTTCACCGTATCGGCCGTACCGGTCGTGCGGGCCGTGCTGGCCGTGCGCTGCTGTTCGTTGAGAACCGCGAGCGTCGTCTGCTGCGCAACATTGAACGCACCATGAAGCTGACCATTCCTGAAGTGGATCTGCCAAACGCAGAACTGCTGGGCCAGCGTCGCCTGGAGAAGTTCGCGGCTAAAGTTCAGCAGCAGCTGGAAAGCAGCGATCTGGACCAGTACCGTGCGCTGCTGGCTAAAATGCAGCCGGAAGACGAGCTGGACATCGAAACGCTGGCCGCAGCACTGCTGAAAATGGCCCAGGGCGAACGTCCACTGATCGTGGCTGCTGATGCACCACAGCGTCCGCGCCGTGAATTCCGTGAGCGTGACGATCGTCGTGATGACCGTCGTGGCGATCGTCCGGACCGTGGTCCGCGTGAAGCCCGTGCAGAAGGCGACCGTCCACGTCGCGAGCGTCGCGAAGTTGGCGATATGGAAGTTTACCGCATTGAAGTGGGCCGTGATGACGGCGTTGAAGTGCGTCACATCGTTGGCGCTATCGCTAACGAAGGCGACATCAGCAGCCGTTACATCGGTAACATCAAGCTGTTCGGTACCCACTCCACCATCGAGCTGCCGAAAGGCATGCCGGGCGAAGTTCTGCAGCACTTCACCCGCACGCGCATCCTGAACAAGCCGATGAACATGCAGCTGATCGGTGACGCGCAGCCGCGTCCTGAACGCAGCGCTGACCGTGGCGGCGAACGTCGTCCAGGCGGCCCGGGCCGTGGTTTCGGCGGCGGTGAGCGTCGTGGTCCTGCTGATGGCGCACGTGGTCCTTCTGAAGGCGGTCGTCGCTTCAGCAACGAGCGCAGCGGTGAGCGTCGCAGCGGCGGTTTCAGCCGTGACGGTGGCGCTTCCCGTGGCCCGCGTCGCGAAGAAGCCGGTGCAGCACCTGCCCGTCGTCGTGATGCATAA
- the rbfA gene encoding 30S ribosome-binding factor RbfA: MAKEFGRPQRVSQELQKEIAIILQREIKDPRLGLMVTVSAVEVSRDLAYAKVFVTFLNDKDEDAIKAGLRALGDASGYIRSLLGKAMRLRIVPELTWFYDNSLVEGMRMSNLVSNVIKNDADRRGPVDDEPEEGKAE, translated from the coding sequence ATGGCGAAAGAATTTGGCCGCCCGCAGCGCGTTTCACAAGAGCTGCAAAAAGAGATTGCCATCATTCTGCAACGCGAGATTAAAGATCCGCGTCTGGGTCTGATGGTTACCGTATCCGCGGTGGAAGTGTCACGCGACCTGGCCTACGCCAAGGTGTTTGTTACTTTCCTGAATGACAAAGATGAAGATGCGATCAAAGCCGGCCTGCGTGCTCTTGGCGACGCCTCCGGTTATATCCGCTCCCTGCTGGGTAAAGCGATGCGTCTGCGCATCGTGCCGGAGCTGACCTGGTTCTACGACAACTCGCTGGTCGAGGGGATGCGTATGTCAAACCTGGTCTCCAACGTGATCAAGAACGACGCCGATCGCCGTGGCCCGGTGGATGATGAACCGGAAGAAGGCAAAGCAGAGTAA
- the rpsO gene encoding 30S ribosomal protein S15, producing MSLSVETKAQIVADFGRGANDSGSTEVQVALLTAQINHLQGHFSEHKKDHHSRRGLLRMVSQRRKLLDYLKRKDVARYTSLIERLGLRR from the coding sequence ATGTCTCTAAGTGTTGAAACTAAAGCGCAGATCGTTGCTGATTTCGGTCGCGGCGCAAACGACAGTGGTTCTACCGAAGTTCAGGTTGCTCTGCTGACCGCACAGATTAACCATCTGCAGGGTCACTTCTCTGAGCACAAAAAAGACCACCACAGCCGTCGTGGCCTGCTGCGTATGGTATCCCAGCGTCGTAAGCTGCTGGACTACCTGAAGCGCAAAGACGTTGCACGTTACACCAGCCTGATCGAGCGTCTGGGTCTGCGTCGCTAA
- the nlpI gene encoding lipoprotein NlpI, whose amino-acid sequence MKPFLRWCFVATALTLAGCSNTAWRENEVLAVPLQPTLQQEVILARMEQILASRSLTDDERAQLLYERGVLYDSLGLRALARNDFSQALSIRPDMPEVFNYLGIYLTQAGNYDAAYEAFDSVLELDPTYNYAHLNRGIALYYGGRFKLAQDDLLAFYQDDPNDPFRSLWLYLAEREIDADQAKVALKQRYDKAVKEQWGWNIVEFYLGDISNKTLTERLQADATDNTSLAEHLSETNFYLGKYYLSLGEKDNAEALFKLTVANNVHNFVEHRYALLELALLGQTQDDLSESDQQ is encoded by the coding sequence ATGAAGCCATTTTTGCGCTGGTGTTTTGTTGCGACAGCTTTAACGCTGGCAGGATGCAGCAACACCGCATGGCGTGAGAACGAAGTACTGGCCGTTCCTCTGCAGCCTACGCTGCAACAGGAAGTCATTCTTGCTCGCATGGAACAAATACTTGCCAGTCGGTCATTGACCGATGATGAACGCGCACAGCTGTTATATGAGCGCGGAGTGTTGTATGATAGTCTTGGTCTGAGGGCACTGGCGCGGAATGACTTTTCGCAAGCGCTATCCATCCGACCAGATATGCCGGAAGTATTCAATTACTTAGGCATATATTTAACGCAGGCAGGCAACTATGATGCTGCCTATGAAGCGTTCGATTCTGTACTTGAGCTTGATCCAACTTACAATTATGCGCATTTAAATCGAGGCATCGCCCTGTATTACGGCGGTAGATTTAAGCTGGCGCAAGATGATCTGCTGGCGTTTTATCAAGACGATCCCAACGATCCCTTCCGCAGCCTGTGGCTGTATCTCGCAGAACGCGAGATCGACGCAGACCAGGCCAAAGTCGCGCTAAAGCAGCGCTACGACAAAGCGGTTAAGGAGCAATGGGGATGGAATATTGTCGAGTTCTACCTGGGCGACATCAGCAATAAAACGCTGACAGAACGACTCCAGGCGGACGCAACGGATAACACCTCGCTCGCTGAACATCTCAGTGAAACCAACTTCTATTTAGGTAAGTACTACCTAAGTCTGGGGGAGAAGGACAACGCAGAAGCGTTGTTCAAGCTGACGGTCGCTAACAACGTACACAACTTCGTTGAGCACCGATATGCATTGTTGGAGCTGGCGCTACTTGGCCAGACACAAGACGATCTATCAGAATCTGACCAGCAATAG
- the yrbN gene encoding protein YrbN has translation MTENFHDELCRLAAAI, from the coding sequence ATGACTGAAAATTTTCACGACGAGTTATGTAGACTGGCCGCCGCAATCTAA
- the truB gene encoding tRNA pseudouridine(55) synthase TruB: protein MSRPRRRGRDIHGVLLLDKPTGLSSNDALQKVKRLYNANRAGHTGALDPLATGMLPICLGEATKFSQYLLESDKRYRVIARLGLRTDTSDADGSVVSERPVTFSAEQLQLALESFRGKTQQIPSMYSALKYQGRKLYEYAREGIEVPRESRAIEVFELLFIRHEGDELELEIHVSKGTYIRTIIDDLGEQLGCGAHVTYLRRLQVATYPIEKMVTLEQLQALTEEAHRSERAPAELLDALLMPMDSPASEYPIVHLAASVAAYFKQGMPVQAAGAPASGLVRVTAGDEHAFIGMAEIADDGRVAPRRLVVEYAD, encoded by the coding sequence ATGAGCCGTCCTCGCCGTCGCGGTCGCGATATTCACGGCGTGCTGTTGCTGGATAAGCCCACCGGGCTCTCCTCCAACGATGCGCTGCAAAAAGTAAAACGCCTGTATAACGCCAACCGTGCCGGTCATACCGGCGCGCTGGATCCGCTGGCGACCGGCATGCTGCCGATCTGCCTGGGTGAGGCGACCAAGTTCTCGCAGTATCTGCTGGAGTCCGACAAGCGTTATCGGGTGATCGCCCGGCTGGGCCTGCGTACCGACACCTCGGACGCTGATGGTTCAGTGGTCAGCGAGCGGCCGGTCACCTTCAGCGCAGAGCAGCTGCAGCTGGCGCTGGAAAGCTTCCGTGGTAAAACGCAGCAGATCCCGTCGATGTATTCGGCGCTCAAGTATCAGGGGCGCAAGCTGTATGAATATGCCCGTGAAGGCATTGAAGTGCCGCGCGAATCGCGGGCGATTGAGGTGTTTGAGCTGCTGTTTATCCGCCATGAGGGCGATGAACTGGAGCTGGAAATCCACGTTTCCAAAGGCACCTACATCCGCACCATCATCGACGACCTCGGTGAGCAGCTCGGCTGTGGCGCGCACGTGACCTACCTGCGTCGTCTGCAGGTGGCGACCTATCCGATTGAGAAAATGGTGACGCTGGAGCAGCTGCAGGCGCTGACTGAAGAAGCGCACCGCAGCGAGCGTGCGCCGGCAGAGCTGCTCGACGCGCTGCTGATGCCGATGGACAGCCCGGCGTCGGAGTACCCGATCGTGCATCTGGCCGCCAGCGTTGCTGCGTACTTTAAGCAGGGGATGCCGGTACAGGCCGCCGGGGCGCCGGCCAGCGGGCTGGTACGGGTCACCGCCGGTGATGAGCATGCGTTTATCGGCATGGCGGAAATCGCCGACGACGGCCGCGTGGCTCCGCGCCGGCTGGTCGTGGAATACGCCGACTAA
- the infB gene encoding translation initiation factor IF-2, with protein MTTDVTVKSLAAEIQTSVDRLVQQFADAGINKSETDSVTQQEKETLLNHLHREHGGGSDKLTLQRKTRSTLNIPVTGGKSKSVQIEVRKKRTYVTGSQAEAEQAEAEAQAQREAEELARREAEEKAQREAQEKAKREAEEQAKREAADKAKREAAERDKVSNQHTDDMTRASQSDKARREAEAAELKRKAEEEARRKIEEDAKRVAEEARKMAEEKGEEWTQAKEVEDTSDYHVTTSTHARAAEDENDAQVEGDRRSRTVARPAKAPVRKKGNKHSEAKTDREEARAQVRGGKGGKRKPSTLQQGFNKPAQAVNRDVIIGETVTVAELANKMAVKGSQVIKAMMKMGAMATINQVIDQETAQLVAEEMGHKVTLRRENELEEAVMSDRDVDADHESRAPVVTIMGHVDHGKTSLLDYIRSTKVASGEAGGITQHIGAYHVETDNGMITFLDTPGHAAFTSMRARGAQATDIVILVVAADDGVMPQTIEAIQHAKAAKVPVVVAVNKVDKPDSDPDRVKNELTQYGIIPEEWGGENMFVNVSAKVGTGIDDLLNVILLQAEVLELSAVRQGMASGVVIESFLDKGRGPVATVLVREGTLNKGDIVLCGFEYGRVRAMRDELGREVMTAGPSIPVEILGLSGVPAAGDEATVVRDEKKAREVALYRQGKFREVKLARQQKSKLENMFANMTEGEVSELNIVLKADVQGSVEAISDSLLKLSTDEVKVKIIGSGVGGITETDATLAAASNAILVGFNVRADASARRVIDSESLDLRYYSVIYNLIDEVKAAMSGMLAPEYKQQIIGLAAVRDVFKSPKFGAIAGCMVTEGNIKRHNPIRVLRDNVVIYEGELESLRRFKDDVNEVRNGMECGIGVKNYNDVRVGDMIEVFEIIEIQRTID; from the coding sequence ATGACGACAGATGTAACCGTAAAATCACTGGCCGCAGAGATTCAGACCTCCGTTGATCGCCTGGTACAGCAGTTTGCTGATGCAGGGATTAACAAGTCTGAAACTGACTCTGTTACCCAGCAGGAAAAAGAGACATTACTTAATCATCTGCATCGCGAACACGGTGGCGGATCTGATAAACTGACTCTGCAGCGTAAAACACGCAGCACCCTGAACATCCCCGTCACCGGTGGCAAAAGCAAGTCGGTGCAAATCGAAGTCCGCAAAAAGCGCACCTATGTAACAGGCTCGCAGGCTGAAGCTGAACAGGCAGAAGCTGAGGCTCAGGCGCAGCGTGAAGCGGAAGAACTGGCTCGTCGCGAGGCTGAAGAAAAAGCCCAGCGCGAAGCTCAAGAGAAAGCGAAGCGTGAAGCCGAGGAGCAGGCCAAGCGTGAGGCAGCTGATAAAGCCAAACGTGAAGCAGCGGAAAGAGATAAAGTGAGCAATCAACATACCGACGATATGACCCGGGCTTCGCAGTCCGACAAAGCCCGCCGTGAAGCGGAAGCCGCAGAACTGAAGCGTAAAGCTGAAGAAGAAGCGCGCCGCAAGATTGAAGAAGACGCGAAGCGCGTCGCAGAAGAAGCACGTAAAATGGCAGAAGAGAAAGGCGAAGAGTGGACCCAGGCGAAAGAGGTTGAAGACACCTCTGACTACCACGTGACCACTTCAACTCACGCCCGTGCCGCCGAAGATGAAAACGATGCGCAGGTTGAAGGCGATCGCCGCAGCCGCACCGTTGCACGTCCGGCTAAAGCTCCGGTGCGTAAGAAAGGCAACAAGCATTCTGAAGCGAAAACTGACCGTGAAGAAGCGCGTGCGCAGGTTCGCGGCGGTAAAGGTGGCAAGCGTAAGCCAAGCACCCTGCAGCAGGGCTTCAACAAGCCAGCGCAGGCTGTTAACCGTGACGTCATCATCGGCGAAACCGTAACCGTAGCTGAACTGGCCAATAAAATGGCGGTAAAAGGCTCCCAGGTTATCAAAGCGATGATGAAGATGGGCGCCATGGCGACCATCAACCAGGTTATCGATCAGGAAACTGCTCAGCTGGTCGCGGAAGAGATGGGTCACAAAGTGACGCTGCGCCGCGAGAACGAGCTGGAAGAAGCGGTAATGAGCGATCGTGATGTCGATGCTGACCACGAATCCCGTGCGCCAGTCGTGACCATCATGGGCCACGTTGACCACGGTAAAACCTCACTGCTGGACTACATCCGTTCCACTAAAGTCGCCTCTGGCGAAGCGGGCGGCATTACTCAGCACATCGGTGCATACCACGTCGAAACCGACAACGGTATGATCACCTTCCTCGACACCCCAGGCCACGCCGCGTTCACCTCTATGCGTGCTCGTGGTGCTCAGGCGACGGATATCGTTATCCTGGTGGTGGCGGCCGACGATGGCGTGATGCCACAGACTATCGAAGCGATCCAGCACGCCAAAGCGGCCAAAGTGCCGGTTGTGGTTGCGGTGAACAAAGTCGATAAGCCTGATTCCGATCCGGATCGTGTTAAAAACGAACTGACTCAGTACGGTATCATCCCGGAAGAGTGGGGCGGCGAGAACATGTTCGTCAACGTCTCGGCGAAAGTCGGTACCGGTATTGACGACCTGTTGAACGTAATCCTGCTGCAGGCGGAAGTTCTGGAGCTGAGCGCGGTACGTCAGGGTATGGCAAGCGGCGTGGTGATCGAGTCCTTCCTGGATAAAGGTCGTGGCCCGGTGGCTACCGTGCTGGTACGTGAAGGTACGCTGAATAAAGGCGATATCGTGCTGTGTGGCTTCGAATACGGCCGCGTGCGTGCGATGCGTGATGAACTGGGTCGTGAAGTTATGACCGCCGGTCCATCTATCCCGGTTGAGATCCTTGGCCTGTCCGGCGTGCCGGCAGCGGGTGATGAAGCAACCGTGGTGCGTGACGAGAAGAAAGCGCGTGAAGTGGCGCTGTATCGTCAGGGCAAATTCCGTGAAGTTAAGCTGGCGCGTCAGCAGAAATCCAAGCTGGAAAACATGTTTGCGAACATGACCGAAGGCGAAGTATCTGAACTGAACATCGTGCTGAAAGCGGACGTTCAGGGTTCTGTCGAAGCGATCTCCGACTCACTGCTGAAGCTGTCTACTGATGAAGTGAAAGTGAAAATCATCGGTTCCGGCGTCGGTGGGATCACCGAAACGGATGCCACGCTGGCTGCCGCGTCTAACGCGATCCTGGTGGGCTTCAACGTCCGTGCTGATGCCTCTGCGCGTCGCGTCATCGATTCAGAAAGCCTGGATCTGCGTTACTACTCCGTTATCTATAATCTGATCGACGAAGTGAAAGCGGCGATGAGCGGTATGCTGGCACCAGAGTACAAACAGCAGATTATCGGTCTGGCTGCGGTACGTGACGTGTTCAAATCACCGAAGTTTGGTGCCATCGCCGGTTGTATGGTGACCGAAGGTAACATCAAACGTCACAACCCAATCCGCGTACTGCGTGACAACGTGGTGATCTACGAAGGCGAGCTGGAATCCCTGCGCCGCTTCAAAGATGACGTTAACGAAGTCCGTAACGGTATGGAATGTGGTATCGGCGTGAAGAACTACAACGACGTCCGCGTTGGCGATATGATCGAAGTATTCGAAATTATCGAAATCCAGCGTACCATCGACTAA